A single Carassius carassius chromosome 3, fCarCar2.1, whole genome shotgun sequence DNA region contains:
- the rab1ba gene encoding zRAB1B, member RAS oncogene family a, whose product MNPEYDYLFKLLLIGDSGVGKSCLLLRFADDTYTESYISTIGVDFKIRTIELDGKTIKLQIWDTAGQERFRTITSSYYRGAHGIIVVYDVTDQESYNNVKQWLQEIDRYASENVNKLLVGNKCDLTTKKVVDYTTAKEFADSLAIPFLETSAKNATNVEQAFMTMAAEIKKRMGPGATTGGDKPNLKIESTPVRQSGGGCC is encoded by the exons ATGAATCCAGAATA TGACTACCTGTTCAAACTGCTCCTCATCGGTGACTCTGGAGTCGGGAAGTCGTGTCTGCTGTTGAGATTTGCT GATGACACATACACTGAGAGCTACATCAGCACCATAGGAGTGGACTTCAAGATCCGCACCATTGAACTTGATGGCAAAACCATTAAGCTACAGATT TGGGACACTGCAGGGCAAGAAAGATTTCGAACCATCACTTCCAGTTACTACCGAGGGGCTCACGGTATCATTGTGGTTTATGATGTCACGGATCAG GAATCATATAACAATGTGAAACAGTGGCTACAGGAAATAGACCGCTATGCCAGCGAGAACGTTAATAAGCTGCTGGTGGGGAACAAATGTGACCTTACCACCAAGAAAGTAGTGGACTACACAACAGCCAAG GAATTTGCTGATTCTTTAGCAATCCCCTTCCTTGAGACGAGCGCTAAGAATGCCACGAATGTGGAGCAGGCCTTCATGACTATGGCTGCTGAGATCAAGAAGCGCATGGGCCCTGGAGCCACAACCGGAGGAGACAAGCCCAACCTGAAGATCGAGAGCACTCCTGTGCGGCAGTCTGGCGGCGGCTGCTGTTGA
- the si:ch73-40a2.1 gene encoding uncharacterized protein si:ch73-40a2.1, with protein sequence MFYFLLFISWTVFADVSVDLTPIREEIFDSSKQPRLQWTFSPSNAWNETQMKLGKDYTHSVYQACNPELDNDHKTLWTKWIPKQDAHKLFLDLSFAQADQQPLYIYVRESNQMHDQYYRKPKIPALFKIAVQHPFPDAVPQDEHLSHAKGLELGKISKKGLFLGFSHSSKCTFIASIQVFFLKCPAFVWNQTKFEETAAGVLARGACVNGSVEISTPMRECKTNGTWGPPQGSCVCETGYQTDGNCSEVRPPVSLLSPADTTADSSLGLSPILTAGLVCSLMVLLILIAVVYIFVRSHKLSEGQETEPMSGVTRYRRSQEQVYIVQPEPISTCRMSSSDQVVEYRPFPTRSTALLGEVSQHDYGYVQLHTDRPLLESTRSVEVLEGMSDRLLCDLRDVMVERTKLTMGQKLGKGEFGAVYEGIFSPQKGQDIRVAVKTLKGAVHSKEDLESFLKEAEIMKHFDHVNVVKLLGVALERDPESSIHTPLVILPFMKYGDLHSFLKASRYGDIPMFVPYQSLLGFMIDIAAGMEYLSLQGF encoded by the exons atgttttattttttattatttatttcatggaCTGTCTTCGCTGATGTGTCCGTAGACCTAACACCAATCAGAG AAGAAATATTTGATTCAAGCAAACAGCCCAGACTACAATGGACATTCTCACCATCAAACGCT TGgaatgaaacacaaatgaagctTGGAAAAGACTATACACACTCTGTCTATCAAGCTTGTAACCCAGAATTGGATAATGATCACAAAACACTGTGGACCAAATGGATCCCCAAACAAGATGCCCATAAACTTTTTCTGGACCTAAGTTTTGCCCAAGCGGACCAGCAGCCTCTTTATATCTATGTGCGAGAATCGAACCAAATGCACGATCAGTACTATAGAAAACCAAAAATACCAGCTCTTTTCAAGATCGCAGTCCAGCATCCGTTTCCTGATGCTGTCCCTCAGGATGAGCACCTGAGCCATGCTAAGGGCCTTGAATTGGGAAAGATCTCTAAGAAGGGTCTTTTCCTGGGATTTAGCCACAGCAGCAAGTGCACTTTTATTGCTTCAATCCAGGTGTTCTTCCTGAAATGCCCAGCATTTGTTTGGAACCAAACGAAATTTGAGGAAACAGCAGCAGGAGTGTTGGCGAGAGGAGCGTGTGTTAACGGTTCTGTGGAGATCAGCACCCCAATGAGGGAATGTAAAACAAATGGGACGTGGGGTCCGCCGCAGGGGTCATGTGTCTGTGAAACAGGATACCAGACAGATGGAAACTGTTCAGAAG TAAGACCTCCAGTCAGCCTGTTGTCCCCTGCTGACACCACAGCTGATTCCAGCCTGGGACTCTCTCCTATCCTAACTGCTGGTCTAGTGTGTTCTCTTATGGTTCTTCTCATTCTCATTGCTGTTGTGTACATCTTTGTAAGGAGTCACAAGCTCAG TGAAGGTCAAGAAACAGAGCCCATGTCTGGTGTGACTCGATATCGACGCTCTCAAGAACAAGTTTACATTGTTCAACCGGAGCCTATCAGCA CTTGTAGGATGAGCAGCTCTGATCAGGTTGTTGAATATAGGCCTTTTCCTACCAGAAGTACAGCACTTTTAGGGGAAGTGTCTCAGCATGATTATGGATATGTACAGCTGCATACTGACCGACCTCTGCTGGAATCCACAA GATCAGTTGAGGTGCTGGAAGGAATGAGTGATAGGCTGCTGTGTGATCTTAGAGACGTGATGGTGGAACGTACAAAGCTGACAATGGGCCAAAAGCTTGGGAAAG GAGAATTTGGGGCCGTCTATGAAGGTATATTTTCCCCTCAGAAAGGACAAGATATCAGAGTGGCAGTGAAAACATTGAAAG GTGCAGTCCACAGTAAAGAAGATCTGGAGTCCTTCCTTAAGGAAGCAGAAATTATGAAGCATTTTGATCATGTGAATGTAGTCAAATTGCTTG GGGTTGCACTGGAGCGGGACCCGGAGTCCTCCATCCACACACCGCTTGTTATTCTTCCGTTCATGAAGTATGGAGATCTACACAGCTTCCTCAAAGCGAGCCGCTACGGTGATATTCCCATG TTTGTGCCTTATCAGAGTCTTCTGGGTTTCATGATTGACATTGCTGCAGGAATGGAGTATCTCAGCCTTCAGGGTTTCTAA